Proteins from one Chitinophaga oryzae genomic window:
- a CDS encoding DUF4270 family protein, whose amino-acid sequence MKINFRNLSFVAASFALLYGVSGCNESTILGKGLIPPGDFVNGQDTTINGVIANNIYKYDSSFINGYGRYEKALGSITTDPVFGKTHAFVFMQVGLPTSAFTFAGSGQTLDSVVLSLAYLGYKGDSTTPQTFRVYRMAETGFKIDSNYAYNKPLQYNPGELLGTATVTPRTVRDSVSVYGTKETAQLRIKLSNAFGNDLLQQKSDVNFKNDSTFRAYLKGFALVPDTTSGTNRNMLFFDMDNANTKLTVFYKNTTDDSLRATFAFNSSSSAHANFLARNYNGAEVSKYINTGNANGDSILFLQSTPGLYTNLLIPNLENFPNAVINKAELVITQITVGPGDMNNIFTEPAKLSLTQYTGVNDSTKNVIDFTTGGDTYFGGTKQVITNFGGVQVAQYTFNVGRFLQMLLKKQETNTGFRLQVVRTGYPDIDRLKAGGSKLSQYNIKLRIIYTKP is encoded by the coding sequence GTGAAGATTAATTTCAGGAACCTTAGCTTTGTAGCCGCTTCTTTTGCGTTGTTGTACGGTGTTTCCGGTTGCAACGAGTCCACTATTCTCGGAAAGGGGCTTATTCCGCCGGGCGATTTTGTGAATGGACAGGACACTACGATCAACGGCGTTATCGCCAATAACATATACAAGTACGACTCTTCTTTTATAAACGGTTACGGCCGCTATGAGAAGGCGCTTGGCTCCATTACCACCGACCCTGTTTTTGGCAAAACCCATGCTTTTGTGTTCATGCAGGTAGGCCTCCCTACCAGCGCCTTCACCTTCGCCGGTTCCGGACAAACCCTCGATTCTGTAGTACTGTCGCTCGCTTACCTGGGCTACAAAGGAGATTCCACCACTCCACAGACCTTCCGTGTTTACAGAATGGCGGAAACGGGATTTAAAATAGATTCCAATTACGCTTATAACAAACCGTTGCAGTACAACCCGGGCGAACTGCTGGGTACTGCGACCGTCACGCCGCGGACTGTCCGCGATTCTGTGAGCGTTTACGGCACCAAGGAAACCGCACAGCTGCGTATTAAGCTGTCCAATGCCTTCGGTAACGACCTGCTGCAACAGAAATCGGACGTCAATTTCAAGAACGACTCCACTTTCCGGGCGTACCTGAAAGGATTCGCGCTGGTACCTGATACCACCTCCGGCACCAACCGCAACATGTTGTTCTTCGACATGGACAATGCCAACACCAAGCTGACTGTTTTTTATAAGAACACTACAGACGATTCGCTCCGTGCCACCTTTGCGTTTAACAGCAGCAGCAGCGCACATGCCAACTTCCTGGCCCGTAATTACAACGGTGCGGAAGTCAGCAAATACATCAACACCGGCAACGCCAACGGGGATAGCATCCTGTTCCTGCAAAGCACACCGGGACTGTATACCAACCTGCTGATCCCCAACCTGGAGAATTTCCCCAACGCTGTGATCAACAAAGCAGAACTGGTGATCACCCAGATCACGGTCGGTCCCGGCGATATGAACAATATCTTTACGGAACCAGCTAAACTGAGCCTCACACAGTATACCGGCGTCAACGACTCCACCAAAAACGTGATTGACTTTACCACCGGCGGTGATACCTATTTTGGCGGCACCAAACAGGTCATCACCAACTTCGGCGGCGTACAGGTAGCGCAGTATACTTTCAACGTCGGACGATTCCTCCAGATGCTGCTTAAAAAGCAGGAAACCAATACTGGTTTCAGACTGCAGGTGGTACGCACTGGTTATCCGGATATTGACCGCCTGAAAGCCGGAGGCAGTAAATTGTCCCAGTACAACATTAAATTGCGAATCATTTATACAAAACCTTAA
- a CDS encoding GMC oxidoreductase translates to MANLNIKATDGNTYDAIVIGSGISGGWAAKELCEKGLKTLLLERGRNVEHVKDYTTATLHPWEFKHRLSNPEQDKQEDPIQSGAYDESSKHFFVRDKEHPYIQEKPFSWIRGYQVGGRSLTWGRQCYRLSDLDFEANAKDGHGPDWPIRYQDIASWYDYVEQFAGISGQAEGLPHLPDGQFLPPMELNCLEQHIREQLKQKYDDRLLTIARVANLSKGHNNRGPCQYRNLCHRGCPFGGYFSSNGATLPAAMATGNLTLRPFSIVTEILYDKNTRKASGVRIMDTETKAVTEYYARIIFLNASTIASAAILLKSVSDAFPNGLGNNNDLVGRHLMDHHFKVGAMGEYNGFKDQYYAGRRPAGIYIPRFRNLNDATQRTDYVRGFGYQGYAEREAWMDHYKIPGYGEQFKKDITNPGKWVMWLGAWGEMLPYADNRVTLDPSATDKWGQPLVRISFEIKDNEKAMRKDMRSSAEEMLEKSGLTNISGFDYNYVGGECVHEMGTARMGHDPKTSVLNKWNQLHEVPNVFITDGSCMTSSATQNPSLTYMALTARACDHAVQLLKKNEL, encoded by the coding sequence GTGGCAAACCTGAATATCAAAGCAACTGACGGCAATACTTACGACGCGATCGTTATCGGCTCCGGCATCAGCGGAGGCTGGGCGGCGAAGGAACTATGCGAAAAAGGACTAAAAACGCTGCTGCTGGAAAGAGGCAGAAATGTAGAACACGTAAAGGATTATACCACCGCCACCCTGCACCCGTGGGAGTTTAAACACCGCCTCAGTAACCCTGAACAGGATAAACAGGAAGACCCCATTCAGAGCGGGGCATATGACGAAAGCAGCAAACACTTCTTTGTACGTGACAAAGAACACCCCTACATCCAGGAAAAACCCTTCAGCTGGATCAGGGGATACCAGGTAGGCGGACGCTCCCTCACCTGGGGACGGCAATGCTACCGCCTGAGCGACCTGGATTTCGAAGCCAATGCAAAAGACGGTCACGGGCCGGACTGGCCTATCCGTTACCAGGACATCGCGTCGTGGTACGATTACGTGGAACAGTTTGCCGGTATCAGCGGACAGGCGGAAGGTCTGCCCCATCTGCCCGACGGACAGTTTTTGCCGCCGATGGAGCTCAACTGCCTCGAACAACATATACGCGAACAGCTGAAACAAAAATACGACGACCGCCTGCTCACGATCGCGCGCGTGGCCAACCTGTCCAAAGGCCACAACAACCGCGGCCCCTGCCAGTACCGCAACCTCTGTCACCGCGGCTGTCCTTTCGGAGGCTACTTCAGCAGCAACGGGGCTACCCTGCCGGCCGCCATGGCCACCGGTAACCTGACGCTCCGCCCCTTCAGTATCGTCACCGAAATTCTCTACGATAAAAATACGCGTAAAGCCAGCGGCGTAAGGATCATGGACACCGAAACCAAAGCCGTCACGGAATACTATGCCCGGATCATCTTCCTCAACGCGTCGACCATCGCTTCAGCAGCCATCCTGCTGAAATCCGTGTCAGACGCCTTTCCTAACGGGTTGGGCAACAACAACGACCTGGTAGGCCGCCACCTCATGGACCACCATTTTAAAGTGGGCGCCATGGGAGAATACAACGGGTTCAAAGACCAGTATTACGCAGGCCGCAGACCTGCCGGCATCTATATCCCCCGCTTCCGCAACCTCAACGACGCCACGCAGCGGACCGACTATGTGCGTGGCTTCGGGTACCAGGGTTATGCAGAAAGAGAAGCCTGGATGGACCACTACAAGATACCGGGCTATGGAGAGCAGTTTAAAAAAGACATCACCAATCCCGGCAAATGGGTCATGTGGCTGGGCGCCTGGGGCGAAATGCTGCCTTATGCCGACAACCGTGTCACCCTCGACCCTTCCGCTACCGATAAATGGGGACAGCCGCTGGTGCGCATCAGCTTCGAGATCAAAGACAATGAAAAAGCCATGCGCAAAGACATGCGCAGCAGCGCCGAAGAAATGCTGGAGAAAAGTGGGCTCACCAATATCTCCGGGTTTGACTATAACTATGTGGGGGGCGAGTGCGTGCACGAAATGGGCACCGCCCGCATGGGACACGATCCCAAAACATCGGTGCTCAATAAATGGAACCAGCTGCATGAAGTGCCCAACGTGTTTATCACCGACGGCAGCTGTATGACTTCTTCCGCCACCCAGAACCCGTCATTGACCTATATGGCGCTGACGGCAAGGGCTTGCGACCATGCGGTGCAGCTCCTGAAAAAAAATGAATTGTAA
- the metK gene encoding methionine adenosyltransferase: MPYLFTSESVSEGHPDKVADQISDALIDHFLAYDASSKVACETLVTTGQVVLAGEVKSEAYLDVQDIAREVIRKIGYTKSEYMFEANSCGIFSAIHEQSPDINQGVDRSSPEEQGAGDQGMMFGYATRETENYMPLALDLAHKLLLELAALRRENKDITYLRPDAKSQVTIEYSDDNKPVRIDTIVISTQHDDFANDTEMLAKIKEDMINILIPRVKAKLKPELQQLFDGFDIQHHINPTGKFVIGGPHGDTGLTGRKIIVDTYGGKGAHGGGAFSGKDPSKVDRSAAYATRHIAKNLVAAGVCDEVLVQVSYAIGVAKPCGIYVNTYGTSKVNLNDGAIAKKVEEIFDLRPYAIEQRLKLRNPIYSETAAYGHMGREPQVITKVFNKGKKNEKSVQVELFTWEKLDYVDKVKAAFGL; the protein is encoded by the coding sequence ATGCCTTATTTATTTACGTCTGAATCAGTTTCAGAAGGACATCCTGACAAAGTAGCAGATCAGATTTCTGATGCGCTGATAGATCATTTTCTGGCATATGATGCGTCTTCCAAAGTAGCTTGTGAAACATTGGTGACTACCGGGCAGGTAGTACTGGCAGGAGAGGTTAAGTCAGAAGCTTACCTGGACGTGCAGGACATTGCCCGCGAAGTAATCCGTAAAATCGGATACACCAAGAGTGAATATATGTTTGAGGCCAATTCCTGTGGCATCTTTTCGGCTATCCATGAGCAGTCTCCGGATATCAACCAGGGGGTGGACCGTTCTTCTCCGGAAGAACAGGGTGCCGGTGACCAGGGGATGATGTTTGGTTACGCTACCCGCGAAACAGAAAACTACATGCCGCTGGCACTCGACCTGGCCCATAAACTCCTGCTGGAACTGGCTGCACTGCGCCGCGAGAACAAAGACATCACTTATCTTCGTCCGGATGCCAAATCCCAGGTAACCATCGAATACTCCGATGATAACAAACCGGTTCGCATCGATACCATTGTGATCTCTACCCAGCACGATGATTTCGCGAACGATACCGAAATGCTGGCCAAGATCAAGGAAGACATGATCAACATCCTGATCCCCCGCGTAAAAGCTAAACTGAAACCTGAACTGCAGCAGCTGTTCGATGGTTTCGATATCCAGCACCACATCAATCCGACCGGTAAATTCGTGATCGGCGGACCGCACGGTGATACCGGTCTGACAGGCCGTAAAATCATCGTAGACACCTACGGTGGTAAAGGTGCGCACGGCGGTGGCGCTTTCTCCGGTAAAGATCCTTCCAAAGTAGACCGTTCTGCTGCTTATGCTACCCGTCATATCGCTAAAAACCTGGTAGCTGCCGGTGTTTGCGACGAAGTGCTGGTACAGGTGTCCTACGCTATCGGCGTGGCCAAACCCTGCGGCATCTACGTAAATACCTACGGTACTTCCAAAGTGAACCTGAACGATGGCGCTATCGCGAAGAAAGTAGAAGAAATCTTCGACCTGCGTCCTTACGCCATCGAACAACGCCTGAAACTGCGTAACCCGATCTATAGCGAAACAGCCGCTTACGGTCACATGGGCCGCGAACCGCAGGTAATCACCAAAGTGTTCAACAAAGGCAAGAAAAATGAGAAATCTGTACAGGTAGAGCTGTTCACCTGGGAGAAACTCGACTATGTAGACAAAGTAAAAGCTGCTTTCGGTCTGTAA
- a CDS encoding glycogen/starch synthase: MSTKKRILFIAQEMSPYLELSDYAAMVNKMAIKSNEAGLEVRVIMPRFGIINERRHRLHEVVRLSGINIVIDGDDYPLIIKVASLPNARLQVYFLDNEDYFKRKTVFADENDEFFDDNAARSVFFCKGALETVKKFGWPPDIIHCSGWMTSLIPMYLKTAYKKEPVFAHSKIVYSLSPNSFKEKLGASFIKKATISNQIKEKDLELFKEGTNSALNKGAGKYADAVILAGEKVEKKVVDELKAEKGKIIVPYKKDNDDLADYLALYNQLLGK; encoded by the coding sequence ATGTCCACAAAGAAAAGAATTCTTTTTATTGCCCAAGAAATGTCGCCATACCTGGAACTGAGTGATTATGCGGCAATGGTCAATAAAATGGCAATTAAGTCCAATGAGGCTGGCCTGGAAGTGAGAGTGATCATGCCAAGATTTGGAATTATTAATGAGAGAAGACACCGCTTGCACGAGGTGGTCAGATTGTCTGGAATCAACATTGTGATAGACGGGGATGATTACCCGCTTATCATCAAGGTGGCCTCCCTGCCGAATGCCCGTTTGCAGGTGTATTTCCTGGATAACGAGGATTATTTCAAGCGGAAAACCGTATTTGCGGACGAAAACGACGAGTTTTTCGATGACAATGCGGCCAGGTCTGTATTCTTCTGTAAAGGAGCCCTGGAAACCGTGAAGAAGTTCGGATGGCCTCCGGACATTATTCATTGCAGCGGATGGATGACTTCCCTGATCCCCATGTATCTGAAAACAGCTTACAAGAAGGAACCGGTTTTCGCCCATTCCAAAATTGTTTATTCTTTGTCCCCCAATAGCTTCAAGGAAAAGCTGGGCGCTTCCTTTATCAAGAAGGCGACGATCAGCAACCAGATCAAGGAAAAAGATCTGGAGCTCTTTAAAGAGGGCACCAACAGCGCGTTGAACAAAGGGGCCGGCAAGTATGCCGACGCGGTAATACTGGCCGGAGAGAAGGTGGAGAAAAAAGTCGTGGATGAACTGAAGGCTGAAAAAGGCAAAATCATCGTACCTTATAAAAAAGACAATGATGATCTTGCTGATTACCTGGCGCTTTACAATCAATTGCTGGGTAAATAA
- a CDS encoding right-handed parallel beta-helix repeat-containing protein has product MKKHHLTSKLLMLKLAFIVIIYFGSCSKTVVTPEKTPAEETPEQPAKPNPPVKGKEYTLVPDASGRLVIDGAKSPYKGGDALNLKGRFLSINIMNLSGSSGNPIIIRNFDGTAVKIGNPDWNGGSWAEALSLINCHYLKVGSESSRANFIIDGSVHPARDAYFNLVLSKHTDNIEIRNLTIRNGGTGIWAKTDPVKDDPSTYYPNSQMENLLIHDVAISGTNNEAMYIGHTATYWDLTANTSYYGSSSGFNPGSQYVQPIKWHNVKIYNNSVQDGGADGIQTAAIDQLEVYNNTVTNWGMKHNSSHNGGILIGGRTTNTYVHDNYVHDGWGELLQFYGSGENGSKHVISNNLFVNNSQGANDGISFRGTDRAPVTISNNTVALTGGVSLRINGEKGMTVALIVNDNAFIQPRMSGGSITYNAYVYTENGGGAIEGTGDKANTRFPTLDAANVDISNYFAPKAGSAMGATGYRR; this is encoded by the coding sequence ATGAAGAAGCACCACCTTACTTCCAAACTGCTTATGTTGAAGCTTGCATTTATTGTGATCATCTATTTCGGAAGTTGTAGCAAAACCGTTGTTACGCCGGAGAAGACCCCTGCGGAAGAAACACCGGAACAGCCAGCCAAGCCTAATCCGCCTGTAAAAGGGAAGGAATATACGCTGGTCCCGGACGCGAGCGGACGTCTCGTGATTGACGGCGCTAAAAGCCCGTATAAAGGCGGTGATGCACTGAACCTGAAAGGTCGTTTTTTATCCATCAATATCATGAACCTGAGTGGTTCTTCCGGCAACCCGATCATCATCCGTAATTTTGACGGTACCGCCGTAAAAATAGGGAACCCCGACTGGAATGGCGGCTCCTGGGCCGAAGCACTGAGCCTGATCAACTGCCACTATCTGAAAGTAGGAAGCGAGTCTTCCCGGGCTAACTTCATCATCGATGGCTCTGTCCACCCGGCCAGAGACGCTTACTTTAACCTGGTATTGAGCAAACACACCGACAATATTGAAATCAGAAACCTGACCATCCGCAACGGCGGTACTGGTATCTGGGCCAAAACAGACCCGGTGAAAGACGATCCCTCTACTTATTATCCCAACTCCCAGATGGAGAACCTGCTGATCCATGATGTGGCTATCAGCGGCACCAACAACGAAGCAATGTACATCGGCCATACGGCCACTTACTGGGACCTGACGGCCAACACCTCCTATTACGGCAGTTCTTCCGGCTTTAACCCCGGCAGTCAGTACGTGCAGCCTATTAAATGGCACAATGTAAAAATCTACAACAACTCCGTACAGGATGGCGGCGCTGACGGTATTCAGACAGCGGCTATCGACCAGCTGGAAGTATACAACAACACCGTTACCAACTGGGGGATGAAACACAACAGTTCCCACAACGGCGGCATCCTGATCGGCGGCCGTACTACCAATACTTACGTGCATGACAACTATGTGCACGACGGCTGGGGAGAACTGCTGCAGTTCTATGGTTCCGGCGAAAACGGCTCCAAACATGTCATCAGCAATAACCTTTTTGTGAACAACAGCCAGGGCGCCAATGACGGCATCAGTTTCAGGGGTACCGACCGTGCGCCGGTAACGATCAGTAACAATACCGTAGCCCTCACCGGCGGCGTTTCGCTGCGTATCAACGGCGAAAAAGGAATGACCGTCGCCCTGATCGTTAATGACAATGCGTTTATACAACCCCGTATGAGCGGCGGCAGCATCACCTATAACGCTTACGTATATACGGAAAATGGCGGTGGCGCTATCGAAGGTACGGGAGACAAAGCCAATACCCGCTTCCCCACACTGGACGCGGCCAACGTGGATATCAGCAACTACTTTGCACCGAAGGCTGGTTCTGCAATGGGTGCTACCGGTTACCGGAGATAA